The following coding sequences are from one Capsicum annuum cultivar UCD-10X-F1 chromosome 3, UCD10Xv1.1, whole genome shotgun sequence window:
- the LOC107865605 gene encoding uncharacterized protein LOC107865605, whose translation MKETETIKDYSERFLNIANRVRLLGSVFNDSRIVEKILVTALERFEATITTLENTKDLSKITLVELLNALQAQEQRKVMRDEEIPREHCLPSLNMEVKIKRRRTRRMMKALQQCWRRPNSKCSKFNQLGHEAVICKNKNQQQEADAQIVDGEEEDQLFVATCVSSKSSSECWFINSGCTNHMTNDKDLFKELKPMTITKVRIGNGEYILVQGKGTVVIPSHSGTKTISEVLYVPEIDQNLLSVGQLMENNFKLNFEDKHCLIKDASKKCLK comes from the exons ATGAAAGAAACTGAAACCATAAAAGATTACTCTGAAAGGTTCTTGAACATAGCAAATAGAGTAAGATTGCTTGGTTCCGTGTTTAATGATTCTCGTATTGTTGAGAAAATTCTGGTAACTGCGCTGGAAAGATTTGAAGCAACCATAACTACTTTGGAAAACACCAAGGATCTGTCCAAGATCACCTTGGTGGAGTTGTTGAATGCTTTGCAGGCTCAAGAACAACGAAAGGTCATGAGAGATGAAGAAATACCGAGGGAGCATTGTTTGCCAAGCCTCAATATGgaggtaaaaataaaaagaagaagaacaagaagaatgatGAAAGCGCTCCAGCAG TGTTGGAGAAGGCCTAACTCTAAGTGTAGTAAATTCAATCAACTTGGGCATGAAGCGGTCATTTGCAAGAACAAAAATCAGCAGCAAGAAGCAGATGCTCAAATCGTGGATGGAGAGGAGGAAGATCAACTCTTTGTTGCTACATGTGTTTCAAGTAAATCATCAAGTGAGTGTTGGTTTATTAATAGTGGATGTACTAATCACATGACAAACGACAAGGATCTCTTCAAGGAATTGAAGCCTATGACCATTACTAAAGTCAGAATAGGTAATGGTGAATATATTCTTGTACAAGGAAAAGGAACGGTTGTTATTCCAAGTCACTCAGGTACAAAAACAATTTCTGAAGTGCTTTATGTACCTGAAATAGATCAGAACTTGCTTAGTGTTGGTCAATTGATGGAAAACaacttcaaattaaattttgaagataaaCATTGCTTAATCAAGGATGCATCAAAGAAATGTTTAAAATAA
- the LOC124896544 gene encoding ubiquitin carboxyl-terminal hydrolase 20-like: protein MRNAKPVSTPLAAHFKLSSTLSPNTDDKSDYMSRLEYTWQILEFSGFSDICIDLLMFFLQFGQNRDGVIGYVDSGFAGDHDKRRQTVEASNPGTPNAMNSSNFHACIWRESTHHVESSDSDPWIDSSTSDDDSDTVDLEWFAANDGPIDAKPIGAGLVNLGNTCFLNAVLQCFMHTVLLFDLLLRNTHVPCDRYADFCLICVFKELIGSSLAYDGGSLSPWKLVDNLSYFSSGFRKYQQEDAHEFLQCFLNRLESRCNDIVQQVFGGRLVSKLRCYNCGHCSNTYEPLIDVILEIKDADSLHSVLESFTRVEKLDDPEIKYTCERCKVQVSIEKQLMLYNAPSVAVFHYCAKGGQACFISEEMKYDLYAVIVHAGSTSSSGHYYSFICAEPNEWYKFDDSTISRVHEDLVLAEEAYIMFYTKRDTLCESNASAIDTSSSAPRPTGAINSSDFHELTKIADNELKKTVQMSTLGSPSAINSSKENNTSQDIGVTESVRKMHKSYSS, encoded by the exons atgcgAAATGCCAAACCTGTCagtactccattggcagctcacttcaaactctcatCCACTTTATCTCCAAATACAGATGATAAGagtgactatatgtctcga TTAGAATATACATGGCAAATCCTGGAGTTTAGTGGATTTTCAGATATTTGCATAGATCTTCTGATGTTTTTTTTACAATTTGggcaaaatagagatggagtGATTGGGTATGTTGATTCTGGTTTTGCAGGAGACCATGATAAAAGGAG ACAGACTGTTGAGGCATCCAATCCAGGAACGCCTAATGCTATGAACTCCTCAAATTTCCATGCATGCATATGGAGAG AATCAACTCATCATGTGGAATCTTCTGATTCTGATCCTTGGATTGATAGTTCTACTTCTGATGATGATTCAGATACAGTGGACTTAGAATGGTTTGCTGCTAATGATGGGCCAATTGATGCTAAGCCCATT GGTGCTGGACTTGTTAACTTAGGCAACACATGCTTTCTTAATGCGGTATTGCAATGTTTCATGCACACGGTGCTTTTGTTTGACCTCCTTCTGCGTAACACTCATGTGCCATGTGATC GTTACGCTGATTTCTGTTTAATTTGCGTTTTCAAAGAGCTTATTGGCAGTTCCTTGGCTTATGATGGTGGTTCTCTTTCGCCTTGGAAACTTGTCGACAATTTGAGTT ATTTTTCGTCTGGTTTCCGTAAGTATCAGCAAGAAGATGCTCACGAATTCTTGCAATGCTTTCTCAATAGGCTTGAAAGCCGATGTAATGACATTGTccaacaagtttttggcggccGGCTTGTCAGCAAG CTTCGCTGTTACAACTGCGGCCACTGCTCCAATACTTACGAGCCTCTTATAGATGTGATCTTGGAGATCAAAGATGCCGACAGCTTACATTCAGTGTTGGAGTCGTTCACAAGAGTTGAGAAACTTGATGATCCAGAGATCAAGTATACTTGTGAAAGATGTAAGGTGCAAGTCTCAATTGAGAAGCAGCTGATGCTATACAATGCCCCTTCGGTTGCTGTCTTTCATTATTGTGCAAAAGGTGGACAAGCATGTTTCATTTCC GAAGAAATGAAGTACGATCTTTATGCAGTTATAGTGCACGCCGGGTCTACATCCAGTTCGGGACACTATTACAGCTTCATTTGTGCTGAACCCAATGAATGGTACAAATTTGATGACTCAACG ATTTCTCGGGTTCACGAAGATCTTGTTTTGGCAGAAGAAGCATATATTATGTTTTATACAAAGAGAGACACCCTGTG TGAATCCAATGCTTCTGCAATCGACACATCTTCGTCTGCTCCAAGACCAACTGGTGCAATCAACTCTTCAGATTTTCATGAACTCACGAAGATTGCGGATAATGAATTGAAGAAGACTGTGCAAATGTCTACTCTAGGATCGCCTAGTGCTATTAACTCTTCAAAAGAAAACAATACTTCTCAGGACATTGGTGTGACCGAAAGTGTTAGAAAAATGCATAAGAGCTACAGCagttaa